Proteins encoded by one window of Orbaceae bacterium BiB:
- a CDS encoding NAD(P)-dependent oxidoreductase yields MKKSVVLYKKIPDDQRDKLSEHFNVTYFDGITEQNRNDVEKALAEADGLIGASMPIRQDLLNYAPKLKAISTISVGVDQFDIDELNKRNIRLMHTPSVLTDTTADTIFTLVLATARRAVELSMMVRAGKWHKSIGEEYYGVNVHHKTIGILGMGRIGSAVAKRAFAGFDMQVLYVNEFANKDVEQKYQAKKCELDDLLKQSDFVVITLPLTKETEKLINKQKLSLMKPSAILINGARGKIVDQAALTEALQNKTIRAAGLDVFKVEPLPIDSPLMTLDNVVLTPHIGSATYDTRYDMVVTAVDNIIMALKDEKPAYNLFNVQVS; encoded by the coding sequence ATGAAAAAAAGTGTAGTGTTATATAAAAAGATTCCCGATGATCAACGAGATAAATTATCGGAACATTTTAATGTCACTTATTTTGATGGCATTACCGAACAAAATCGTAACGATGTTGAAAAAGCATTAGCTGAGGCTGATGGACTGATCGGGGCAAGTATGCCGATACGACAAGATTTATTAAATTATGCTCCGAAATTGAAGGCAATATCGACAATTTCAGTGGGGGTTGATCAATTTGATATTGATGAATTGAATAAGCGTAACATCCGCTTAATGCATACTCCTAGCGTATTAACCGATACAACAGCTGATACCATTTTCACTTTAGTGCTTGCAACAGCGCGTAGAGCGGTTGAACTATCAATGATGGTAAGAGCTGGCAAATGGCATAAAAGTATTGGTGAAGAGTATTATGGCGTCAATGTCCATCATAAGACGATTGGTATTTTAGGAATGGGCCGCATTGGTAGTGCCGTTGCTAAACGTGCTTTTGCCGGTTTTGATATGCAGGTACTTTATGTTAATGAATTTGCTAATAAAGACGTTGAACAGAAGTATCAAGCTAAAAAATGTGAACTTGATGATTTACTAAAACAATCAGATTTTGTGGTGATTACATTACCTTTAACAAAAGAGACTGAAAAACTCATTAACAAGCAGAAGCTCAGTTTGATGAAACCATCCGCTATTTTAATTAATGGTGCTCGTGGTAAAATTGTTGATCAGGCAGCCTTGACTGAAGCATTACAAAACAAAACGATTAGGGCTGCAGGTCTTGATGTATTCAAGGTTGAACCATTACCTATTGATTCACCATTAATGACGCTTGATAATGTTGTATTAACGCCACATATCGGTTCTGCAACGTATGATACGCGTTATGATATGGTGGTGACTGCTGTTGATAATATTATTATGGCATTAAAAGATGAAAAACCAGCGTATAATTTGTTTAATGTACAGGTCAGCTAA
- a CDS encoding YfhL family 4Fe-4S dicluster ferredoxin, with the protein MALKITSKCINCDMCEPECPNDAISMGFDTYQIDPAKCTECVGYYDHSTCQRVCPIQNAIISDPEYIETQDELMDKFRHLKQQD; encoded by the coding sequence ATGGCTTTAAAAATTACATCTAAATGTATCAACTGTGATATGTGTGAACCTGAATGCCCAAATGATGCAATATCGATGGGATTTGACACCTACCAAATTGACCCTGCAAAATGCACTGAGTGTGTTGGTTATTATGACCATTCAACTTGTCAGCGAGTGTGCCCAATTCAAAATGCGATTATTAGTGATCCAGAGTACATTGAAACACAAGATGAACTGATGGATAAATTTCGTCATTTAAAGCAGCAGGATTAA
- a CDS encoding EamA family transporter, which translates to MKRFYLIGFALLLFFDTMGQTGFKFSALNAQPLDYSIEWVLRILTNKWIYITTLSYMGAFFTWMVLLKKVPVGPAFAASRTQIVTVMLVSVYIFNEQLTVTRCLGALLIIAGIIFLAFAEKKLNKRSVKQPDESIQ; encoded by the coding sequence ATGAAACGTTTTTATCTGATTGGATTTGCGCTGTTACTCTTTTTTGATACGATGGGGCAAACTGGATTTAAGTTTTCAGCACTTAATGCACAACCTCTCGATTACTCGATTGAGTGGGTACTACGAATTCTAACCAATAAATGGATCTATATTACAACGTTAAGTTATATGGGTGCATTTTTCACTTGGATGGTTCTATTAAAAAAAGTGCCTGTTGGTCCAGCTTTTGCCGCATCACGTACTCAGATTGTAACGGTAATGCTTGTTTCAGTATATATCTTTAATGAACAGTTGACGGTAACGCGTTGCTTAGGTGCCCTATTGATTATTGCTGGCATTATTTTTTTAGCTTTCGCTGAAAAAAAATTGAATAAAAGATCAGTTAAACAACCAGATGAAAGTATTCAATAA
- a CDS encoding EamA family transporter, with amino-acid sequence MTLLIFCLWLGNICCDTIGQISFKCAAISPKNRENWRYWLDLLCNYWLWLGVLSYGVGFLLWIAFLTLLPLSQAILLGSANIIAVMIMGRFIFKEQLTPFRIIGVSLITAGVILVGIG; translated from the coding sequence ATGACACTGTTGATTTTTTGTTTATGGCTTGGCAACATTTGTTGTGATACCATTGGACAGATATCATTTAAATGTGCAGCTATTTCACCAAAAAATCGAGAAAATTGGCGTTATTGGTTAGATTTGTTGTGTAATTATTGGTTATGGCTGGGAGTATTATCTTATGGTGTTGGTTTTTTACTCTGGATTGCTTTTTTAACCCTACTTCCCCTATCACAAGCTATCTTATTAGGCTCCGCCAATATTATTGCAGTAATGATTATGGGACGCTTTATTTTTAAAGAACAATTAACCCCCTTTAGAATTATTGGAGTATCACTCATTACAGCGGGTGTGATATTAGTGGGGATTGGTTGA
- the ispH gene encoding 4-hydroxy-3-methylbut-2-enyl diphosphate reductase has protein sequence MKIILANPRGFCAGVDRAISIVESAIELFGVPIYVRHEVVHNRYVVNGLKEMGAIFIEDLEDVPENATLIFSAHGVSKEVRNQAKQRGLKIFDATCPLVTKVHMEVARASNRGEEVILIGHAGHIEVEGTMGQYSNACGGIYLIESVEDVNDLVVKNEDFLCFTTQTTLSVDDTSDIIKALYQRFPNIRGPRKNDICYATTNRQMAVRELANKSDVVLVVGSKNSSNSNRLAELAQREGTPAYLIDFSSDIQATWLKNAKVIGVTAGASAPEILVTEVVEHLKTMGCHDLVEMDGILEDIIFEIPKELRINIKQD, from the coding sequence ATGAAAATTATTCTAGCAAATCCACGCGGTTTTTGTGCTGGGGTTGATCGTGCTATTAGTATTGTAGAAAGTGCAATTGAGCTCTTTGGTGTTCCTATATATGTACGTCATGAAGTTGTACATAATCGTTATGTAGTCAATGGACTCAAAGAGATGGGGGCGATTTTTATTGAAGATCTTGAAGATGTTCCTGAAAATGCAACACTGATTTTTTCAGCTCATGGTGTTTCGAAAGAGGTTCGTAATCAAGCTAAACAACGTGGATTAAAGATATTTGATGCCACTTGCCCATTAGTTACTAAAGTTCATATGGAAGTTGCAAGAGCAAGTAATCGAGGGGAAGAGGTTATTTTAATTGGCCATGCAGGACATATTGAAGTAGAAGGTACAATGGGGCAATACAGCAATGCTTGTGGCGGTATTTATCTTATTGAGTCGGTTGAAGATGTGAATGATTTAGTAGTCAAAAATGAAGATTTTCTCTGCTTTACAACTCAAACGACCTTATCAGTTGATGATACCTCTGACATAATTAAGGCATTATATCAACGCTTCCCTAATATCCGTGGACCACGTAAAAATGATATCTGTTATGCGACAACTAATCGACAGATGGCTGTAAGAGAACTAGCAAACAAGTCTGACGTTGTCTTAGTTGTTGGTTCAAAAAACTCATCTAACTCTAATCGATTAGCTGAGCTTGCCCAACGTGAGGGTACACCTGCCTACTTAATTGATTTTAGCTCAGACATTCAAGCAACTTGGTTAAAAAATGCTAAGGTTATTGGTGTTACAGCGGGGGCTTCAGCACCGGAAATACTTGTCACCGAAGTTGTGGAACATCTTAAAACAATGGGGTGTCATGATCTAGTTGAGATGGATGGTATTTTAGAAGATATTATTTTTGAGATCCCGAAAGAACTACGTATCAATATTAAGCAGGATTAA
- a CDS encoding RnfH family protein, producing MINVQIVYPLPENPTIIDCQVTVGSTVGQAIVQSTILSKCQLSLEQLNVGIYGKLVTLTHLVSDGDRIEIYRPLLNDPKEIRRQRAKLKRK from the coding sequence ATGATTAATGTACAAATTGTCTATCCGTTACCAGAAAATCCAACCATTATTGACTGCCAAGTTACTGTGGGCAGCACTGTGGGACAGGCGATTGTACAATCAACAATTTTATCAAAATGCCAATTATCACTTGAACAGTTAAATGTTGGAATTTATGGTAAACTTGTCACATTAACACATCTTGTTAGTGATGGAGATCGGATTGAAATTTATCGACCTTTACTCAATGATCCGAAAGAGATCCGTCGTCAACGAGCAAAACTGAAAAGAAAGTAA
- a CDS encoding D-glycerate dehydrogenase, producing the protein MKKNVVLYSKIPDDQQQRLADEFNLTVFDSSPDANKDAFIKALANADGMIGSNMASRVDDQFLVKVPKLKAASTISVGFDNYDLDALKKRGIRLMNTPTVLTEGTADLIFTLLMATARRTAELSQFIHNGKWTKSITPEYYGTDIHGKTLGILGMGRIAKAIVKRAHCGFDMNILYYNRSAHEDVEQDYQAKRCELDDLLKQADFVVIILPLTKETDRLITKEKLSLMKPSAILINGARGKIVDQQALAEALQNKVIKAAGLDVFEVEPLPMDSPLLKLNNVLLSPHVGSATIETRYAMAKCAVDNIIAALKDEKPTQNWVNPEVG; encoded by the coding sequence ATGAAAAAGAATGTTGTTTTATATAGTAAAATTCCTGATGATCAGCAACAAAGACTAGCTGATGAATTTAATTTAACTGTATTCGATAGTAGTCCTGATGCAAATAAAGATGCTTTTATTAAAGCATTAGCTAACGCTGACGGAATGATTGGCTCAAATATGGCATCTCGTGTTGATGACCAGTTTCTTGTAAAAGTACCTAAACTTAAAGCTGCTTCAACTATTTCAGTTGGTTTTGATAATTATGATCTTGATGCACTCAAAAAGCGTGGTATTCGTTTAATGAATACGCCAACGGTGTTAACCGAAGGAACCGCAGATTTAATTTTTACCTTACTTATGGCTACAGCAAGGCGCACAGCAGAATTATCTCAATTTATTCATAATGGCAAATGGACTAAGAGCATTACGCCTGAATACTATGGGACCGATATTCATGGTAAAACTCTTGGTATTCTCGGTATGGGACGTATCGCTAAAGCGATTGTTAAACGAGCTCACTGTGGATTTGATATGAATATCTTATATTATAATCGCTCAGCACATGAGGATGTCGAACAAGACTATCAAGCAAAACGTTGTGAACTTGATGACTTGCTTAAACAGGCCGATTTTGTTGTGATTATTTTACCATTAACTAAAGAGACCGATCGCTTAATTACTAAAGAAAAATTATCTTTAATGAAACCATCTGCCATTTTAATTAATGGGGCAAGAGGAAAGATTGTCGACCAACAGGCGCTTGCTGAAGCTTTACAAAATAAAGTGATTAAAGCTGCTGGATTAGATGTATTTGAAGTTGAACCACTACCGATGGATTCACCCCTTTTAAAACTCAATAATGTCCTATTATCGCCACACGTTGGTTCAGCAACAATAGAAACCCGCTATGCGATGGCCAAATGTGCTGTTGATAATATTATTGCGGCATTAAAAGATGAAAAGCCAACTCAAAATTGGGTAAATCCAGAGGTGGGTTAA
- the smpB gene encoding SsrA-binding protein SmpB — MTKKKSHKPGSATIALNKRARHEYFIEEEIEAGLSLQGWEVKSIRAGKVNISDSYVLLKNGEAWLFGSTFTPLSVASTHVVCDPTRTRKLLLNQRELNSLFGRVNREGYTAVALSLYWKNVWVKVKIGVAKGKKEFDKRSDIKDREWQVNKARIMKNANR; from the coding sequence ATGACAAAGAAAAAATCACATAAGCCGGGATCGGCTACAATAGCCCTAAATAAACGAGCACGTCACGAATACTTTATTGAAGAAGAGATCGAGGCTGGTTTATCTTTACAAGGGTGGGAAGTTAAATCAATACGCGCAGGTAAAGTTAATATCAGCGATAGTTATGTGTTGCTTAAAAATGGTGAGGCCTGGTTATTTGGCTCAACATTTACACCATTAAGTGTCGCATCAACTCATGTGGTATGTGATCCTACGCGTACTCGTAAACTGTTATTAAATCAACGCGAACTTAACTCACTATTTGGCCGAGTAAATCGAGAAGGGTATACTGCGGTTGCACTTTCACTCTACTGGAAAAATGTTTGGGTCAAAGTTAAAATTGGTGTCGCGAAAGGTAAGAAAGAGTTTGATAAACGCTCTGATATTAAAGATCGTGAGTGGCAAGTTAACAAAGCTCGAATTATGAAAAATGCCAATCGTTAA
- the zur gene encoding zinc uptake transcriptional repressor Zur, whose amino-acid sequence MKSAQYNKKIIDDIEAVCKKRNVKLTNQRKIVLEIMLKSATAMSAYDLLDLLKEQEPQAKPPTIYRALEFLLEQGFIHKVESSNSYILCPHFSHPNHVSILFICDTCKQILEKHNNEIENHLELLAKQNQFTIKHSIIEIHGTCATCHNLNH is encoded by the coding sequence ATGAAATCAGCTCAATATAATAAAAAAATCATTGATGATATTGAAGCGGTGTGCAAAAAACGTAATGTAAAATTGACTAATCAACGAAAAATTGTTTTAGAAATTATGTTAAAATCCGCAACTGCAATGAGTGCTTATGACCTATTAGATTTACTAAAGGAGCAAGAACCGCAGGCTAAACCACCAACTATTTATCGCGCATTAGAGTTTTTATTAGAGCAAGGTTTTATTCATAAAGTTGAATCCTCGAATAGCTATATTTTATGTCCTCATTTTAGTCATCCTAATCATGTGTCAATCTTGTTTATTTGTGATACTTGTAAACAGATTTTAGAAAAACATAATAATGAGATAGAGAATCATCTAGAATTATTAGCTAAACAAAATCAGTTTACAATTAAGCATAGTATTATTGAAATACATGGTACTTGTGCTACTTGTCATAATCTGAATCATTGA
- a CDS encoding META domain-containing protein, with product MKKFVTLVAILGLSSVLAACSSSNQNKAETIEGSYVLISANDQTLPQSIPPVIDLSVSDDLTEVQIKGKMCNLFNGNANYQNGVLQGNFMMTRALCNEPELNALDMQVSQMFAKGVKVQKSDDKLILTSGTDTLVYQQKALPMTQKDNTK from the coding sequence ATGAAAAAGTTCGTAACTTTAGTTGCTATTTTAGGTCTTTCATCTGTTTTGGCTGCTTGTTCTAGTTCAAATCAAAATAAAGCTGAGACAATTGAGGGTAGTTATGTATTAATTAGTGCTAATGATCAAACATTACCACAATCAATCCCACCCGTTATTGATTTATCTGTAAGTGATGATTTAACTGAAGTTCAAATCAAAGGTAAAATGTGTAATTTATTTAATGGCAATGCTAACTACCAAAATGGTGTGTTACAAGGCAACTTTATGATGACACGTGCACTTTGTAATGAACCAGAATTAAATGCTTTAGATATGCAAGTAAGTCAAATGTTTGCTAAAGGTGTTAAAGTACAAAAATCTGATGACAAATTAATTCTTACATCAGGTACTGATACTTTAGTTTATCAACAAAAAGCACTTCCAATGACTCAAAAAGATAATACTAAGTAA
- a CDS encoding type II toxin-antitoxin system RatA family toxin, which translates to MTQVFYEIKEPYSAQQMFDLVNDIDAYPQFVPDCVGAGITDKQDNLVRAYLEVAKLGFRKQFTTINRLNAPDTIEMALIEGPFKKLTGKWSFISLSENECMIRFSLDFEFKSKIMDITFTPIFKEVMQNMVKAFSTRAKKVYGYKG; encoded by the coding sequence ATGACGCAAGTTTTTTATGAAATAAAAGAGCCTTATTCAGCACAACAGATGTTTGATCTAGTTAATGACATTGATGCCTACCCACAATTTGTACCTGATTGTGTAGGTGCCGGTATTACCGATAAACAAGATAATCTGGTCCGAGCTTACTTAGAAGTAGCAAAACTCGGTTTTCGTAAGCAATTTACGACCATTAATCGCTTAAATGCGCCAGATACCATTGAGATGGCATTAATTGAAGGGCCATTTAAGAAGCTAACGGGTAAATGGTCTTTTATTAGTTTATCTGAAAATGAGTGTATGATTCGTTTCAGTCTTGATTTTGAATTTAAAAGTAAAATCATGGATATCACTTTTACCCCTATTTTTAAAGAGGTAATGCAAAACATGGTAAAAGCCTTTAGTACTAGAGCAAAAAAAGTTTATGGCTATAAGGGTTAA
- a CDS encoding site-specific integrase codes for MPRGVTVREHTTSKTITITFTYKGVLCREPLKGLPVTASNIKYAERLRGEIINNIERNTFNYADYFPTSQKLKTFGYSSKGLTVLNSLNNYIDLCCKRQLSPSTINGYKKCVNALSYLHDIFVTELTAGIIKNWIQEQTSSLKTKRNILSFLKSSLDDAVIDGLIPINPVSSISVSRYHNAENDKNKDDYVVDPFSPNEIELILNSCNDEQHYNLFKFAFATGLRSSELCAVKWKDIDFSNATININSARVIGIEKTTKTKAGTRTIELNTQALSALSNQKKYRVLGNEYIFLDTKTKAGWASADAIRKKAWVPTLKRSGIRYRNPYQTRHTFATSHISQGVNLFWLSKQMGHKGPEMLFRHYGSYLKEYDGNTSINKSAS; via the coding sequence ATGCCGCGTGGCGTAACAGTTCGTGAACATACGACAAGTAAAACGATAACGATCACCTTTACTTATAAAGGTGTTCTTTGTCGTGAGCCGTTAAAGGGCCTGCCAGTTACCGCATCAAATATAAAATATGCTGAACGTTTACGCGGTGAAATAATCAACAATATAGAGAGGAATACTTTCAACTATGCTGATTATTTCCCAACCTCTCAAAAATTAAAAACATTCGGTTACTCGAGTAAAGGATTAACAGTCCTAAATTCATTGAATAACTATATTGATCTATGTTGCAAAAGACAACTGTCACCATCAACAATTAATGGATATAAAAAATGTGTTAATGCACTTAGTTATTTGCATGATATTTTTGTTACTGAACTGACTGCAGGTATTATTAAAAACTGGATTCAAGAGCAAACATCATCATTAAAAACTAAGCGTAATATTTTATCTTTTCTAAAGTCCTCATTAGATGATGCGGTTATCGATGGCTTAATTCCGATTAATCCAGTTTCTTCAATATCGGTATCACGCTATCACAATGCTGAAAATGACAAAAACAAGGATGACTATGTTGTTGATCCGTTTTCACCTAATGAAATTGAATTAATATTGAACTCTTGCAACGATGAGCAGCATTATAATTTATTCAAATTTGCATTTGCTACCGGGCTAAGATCAAGTGAACTATGTGCAGTAAAATGGAAAGATATCGACTTTTCCAATGCAACAATTAATATCAATTCAGCTCGAGTAATCGGTATTGAGAAAACAACAAAAACAAAAGCAGGTACCAGGACTATAGAATTAAATACGCAAGCACTATCCGCTTTATCTAATCAAAAGAAATATCGAGTATTGGGCAATGAATACATCTTTTTGGATACAAAGACAAAAGCTGGATGGGCTAGCGCTGACGCGATCCGAAAAAAAGCATGGGTACCAACATTAAAACGTTCAGGTATTCGATACAGAAATCCATATCAAACGCGCCATACTTTTGCAACAAGTCACATAAGTCAAGGTGTAAACCTTTTCTGGCTGTCTAAACAAATGGGACACAAAGGACCTGAAATGCTGTTCCGACATTATGGCAGCTATTTAAAAGAATATGATGGAAATACTTCAATCAATAAATCGGCTAGTTAA
- a CDS encoding LacI family DNA-binding transcriptional regulator, whose protein sequence is MSVKKSTIIDVANLAKVGKTSVSRYLNGDFDALSDSIKERISHAIKTLDYRPNQMARSLKRGSSKLIAFVIPDITNPYSIEVMQGLEKACQDHGYTLLVCNTNKSSEREQYYLQLLVSYNVEGVLFHTIKASANSLKHCPFPMVLIDRRVKNFNADIVGLDNIQSSTIATNYLIDAGFEAILFISEAINGISTRLDRVNTFKKLIRAHKNRVGKVIEITEDSHDPAYQLSLEQHIDDFCKTHRGMRKAIVSINGSVTLNTVLALKRLNLVCGKDIGFLSFDDPQWAAIISDGITSIRQPTYQIGYSAFELLLSRINGSKAPAQELLYSGELIIRNSTK, encoded by the coding sequence ATGTCAGTAAAAAAAAGCACTATTATTGATGTTGCAAATCTTGCTAAGGTCGGAAAAACCAGTGTTTCAAGGTACCTTAATGGTGATTTTGATGCATTATCCGATAGTATTAAAGAGCGGATTAGTCATGCAATTAAAACGTTAGATTACCGTCCAAATCAGATGGCAAGAAGTTTGAAGCGCGGAAGCTCCAAATTGATTGCTTTTGTTATCCCAGATATTACAAACCCTTATTCAATTGAAGTGATGCAAGGTTTAGAAAAAGCTTGCCAAGATCACGGGTATACGCTACTTGTTTGTAATACGAATAAAAGTAGTGAGCGCGAACAGTATTATTTACAACTTTTAGTTAGCTATAATGTCGAAGGCGTTCTATTTCATACAATCAAAGCCAGTGCAAATAGTTTAAAACATTGCCCCTTCCCAATGGTGTTAATTGATAGGAGAGTTAAGAACTTTAATGCAGATATCGTCGGTTTAGATAATATACAATCGAGCACTATTGCCACTAATTATTTGATTGATGCTGGTTTTGAAGCCATTCTTTTTATCAGCGAGGCTATTAATGGTATTAGTACGCGACTTGATCGCGTTAATACGTTCAAAAAATTAATTAGGGCTCACAAAAATAGAGTTGGCAAGGTTATTGAAATTACTGAAGATAGCCATGATCCTGCATATCAATTATCTCTTGAGCAGCATATTGATGACTTTTGTAAAACGCATCGCGGTATGCGGAAAGCAATTGTATCAATCAATGGTTCTGTGACATTAAATACCGTATTAGCTTTGAAACGATTAAATTTAGTTTGTGGTAAAGATATCGGTTTTTTAAGTTTTGATGATCCACAGTGGGCCGCTATTATTAGTGATGGTATTACATCGATTCGACAACCAACTTATCAAATCGGCTATTCAGCTTTCGAACTTCTTCTTAGTCGGATTAATGGTAGTAAAGCACCCGCTCAAGAGTTGCTATATTCCGGCGAATTAATTATTCGCAATTCAACAAAATAA
- a CDS encoding sugar kinase codes for MNKKLDVVTYGEAMAMFVANELGELHNVNTFVKRSAGAELNVATGLARLGLNVGWLSRVGNDSYGRFIKQVLKQEGINADCVITDEHYPTGFQLKSKVADGSDPVVEYFRKGSAASHLSLADFNEDYFLNAKHLHLSGVAAALSPTSYELSSFLADFMGKAGKTISFDPNLRPTLWKSRQEMVKKLNQLAFKADWVLPGINEGKILTGLDKPEAIADFYLNQGAKLVVIKTGGEGAYYKTSQDEHGIVPAFKVDNVVDTVGAGDGFAVGVISALLEGKSFEQALMRGNRIGSLAIQVIGDSEGLPNREQLGNF; via the coding sequence ATGAATAAAAAATTAGATGTAGTGACTTATGGTGAAGCGATGGCGATGTTTGTTGCCAATGAGTTAGGTGAACTCCATAATGTAAATACTTTTGTTAAACGTTCAGCTGGAGCTGAGCTTAATGTCGCAACAGGTCTTGCTAGACTTGGCTTAAATGTTGGCTGGCTTAGCCGTGTTGGTAATGATTCATATGGTCGCTTTATTAAACAGGTGTTAAAGCAAGAAGGAATTAATGCTGATTGTGTCATAACTGATGAGCATTATCCAACTGGATTTCAACTAAAATCTAAAGTTGCAGACGGTTCGGATCCTGTTGTTGAATATTTCCGTAAAGGTTCTGCTGCGAGCCACCTGTCATTAGCTGATTTTAATGAAGACTATTTCTTAAATGCTAAACACTTACATTTAAGTGGTGTAGCTGCGGCTTTATCACCCACCTCATATGAGTTATCCTCATTTTTAGCCGATTTTATGGGAAAAGCGGGTAAAACGATTTCATTTGATCCAAATTTAAGACCAACATTGTGGAAAAGTCGCCAAGAAATGGTTAAAAAATTAAATCAACTAGCCTTCAAAGCCGATTGGGTATTACCTGGAATTAATGAGGGAAAAATTTTAACTGGTTTAGATAAACCCGAAGCTATTGCTGATTTTTATTTAAATCAGGGTGCTAAATTAGTCGTTATTAAAACGGGTGGAGAGGGTGCTTATTATAAAACGTCACAAGATGAACACGGTATTGTACCTGCTTTTAAAGTCGATAATGTTGTTGATACGGTCGGCGCAGGGGATGGATTCGCTGTCGGTGTGATTAGTGCTTTGCTGGAAGGGAAAAGTTTTGAGCAAGCTTTAATGCGTGGTAATCGCATCGGTTCATTAGCTATTCAAGTTATTGGTGATAGTGAAGGTTTACCAAATCGTGAACAATTAGGTAATTTTTAA
- a CDS encoding DNA adenine methylase: MQDIEYKIKHPAIRYHGGKWRIAPWIIGFFKEHTCYVEPFGGAAGVLLRKPRSYAEVYNDVDGEIVNLFRVLQNKEQRERLQELCILTPYHRDEFCLAYKPTDDNIELARRTVIRACMGFGSAGATKQTTGFRIDSKREYSLASHLWTRFPANIACVGEHFAGVIIENRPAMTVMLNHDTPTTLHYIDPPYLHSTRKMGDRAYSFEMSEQDHVELLTFVQTLKGRVVISGYDSDLYNDLLKDWSKHTKQAQISAGRGTGLRTECLWIKE; encoded by the coding sequence ATGCAAGATATAGAATACAAAATTAAACATCCGGCGATTCGATATCATGGTGGTAAATGGAGAATAGCTCCTTGGATCATCGGTTTTTTTAAAGAACATACTTGTTATGTTGAACCGTTTGGAGGTGCTGCAGGTGTGTTATTACGCAAACCTCGCAGTTATGCTGAGGTTTATAATGATGTAGATGGTGAGATCGTTAATCTATTCCGAGTATTGCAAAATAAAGAACAAAGAGAACGCTTACAAGAACTGTGTATTTTAACGCCTTATCATCGCGATGAGTTCTGTCTAGCGTATAAACCAACAGATGATAATATCGAGTTGGCCAGACGAACAGTAATTAGAGCATGCATGGGATTTGGATCAGCGGGTGCAACAAAACAAACAACTGGATTCAGGATTGATAGTAAACGCGAATATTCGTTAGCCTCTCATTTATGGACAAGATTTCCAGCCAATATTGCATGTGTTGGTGAACACTTTGCTGGTGTTATTATTGAAAACAGACCGGCAATGACGGTTATGTTAAATCATGATACACCAACAACCTTGCATTATATTGATCCCCCCTATTTACACTCGACACGGAAAATGGGTGATAGAGCTTATTCATTTGAAATGAGTGAGCAAGATCATGTTGAACTTTTAACTTTTGTTCAAACTTTAAAAGGCCGAGTCGTTATATCTGGATATGACAGTGATCTATACAACGATTTATTAAAAGATTGGTCGAAACATACCAAGCAAGCGCAAATATCTGCAGGTCGTGGTACTGGATTGCGAACTGAATGTTTATGGATTAAGGAGTAA
- a CDS encoding DUF488 family protein, whose product MTSNILLERVYEKQLNLHGDCYLIDRLWPRGISKAKLTQAIWLKDVAPSNTLRQWYHQHLDEWDIFYQQHQQELENNSAVNILYQKLIDKQPITLLYGSKDDKHNHAIVLRDFLLNKLKQK is encoded by the coding sequence ATGACATCAAATATTTTGCTTGAAAGGGTTTATGAAAAACAATTAAACCTTCATGGTGATTGTTATCTTATTGATCGCTTATGGCCAAGAGGAATTAGTAAAGCTAAACTGACTCAAGCTATTTGGTTAAAAGATGTTGCGCCATCGAATACACTTCGCCAATGGTATCACCAACATTTAGATGAATGGGATATTTTTTACCAACAGCATCAACAAGAGCTTGAAAATAATTCTGCAGTTAATATTTTATATCAGAAGTTAATTGATAAACAACCGATCACATTGCTCTACGGCAGCAAAGATGATAAACACAATCATGCGATAGTGTTGCGCGACTTTTTACTGAATAAACTTAAACAAAAATAA